The following are from one region of the Aspergillus chevalieri M1 DNA, chromosome 1, nearly complete sequence genome:
- a CDS encoding Rab geranylgeranyltransferase BET4 (COG:O;~EggNog:ENOG410PWVK;~InterPro:IPR032955,IPR002088;~PFAM:PF01239;~go_component: GO:0005968 - Rab-protein geranylgeranyltransferase complex [Evidence IEA];~go_function: GO:0008318 - protein prenyltransferase activity [Evidence IEA];~go_process: GO:0018342 - protein prenylation [Evidence IEA];~go_process: GO:0018344 - protein geranylgeranylation [Evidence IEA]): MTSHGIPRQRSVEERSQEARQQEICKIEKYQELDRLVHEKIDQHQYTPETLQNISELLSSNPEYYSVWNYRRQVLRHEFSQAASPGSENAGVDRIADLIKSDLLFLIPLLRSFPKCYWIWNYRLWLLDEAKRLLPLPLARRLWQEELALVGKMLNLDSRNFHGWGYRRFVVETLETLPSDGTTKKTMVSEEFEYAKKMISTNLSNFSAWHYRTKLIQRLLNENSANEEERKKMLNDELDLIHRALCDPYDQSLWFYHQNLMCTFDPSLAGSTMAPNLSNSERLEYVQREIDEIQELSDGAEDCKYIYQALIDCTLLVCKIQGTLPSGEQKKDILSWLSELKKLDPLRQGRWLDFEKSLEEETSKGT, from the exons ATGACTAGT CATGGTATTCCCCGCCAACGCTCCGTAGAAGAGCGATCCCAAGAAGCCCGTCAGCAAGAGATTTGCAAGATCGAAAAATATCAGGAGCTGGACCGGTTAGTCCATGAAAAG ATTGATCAGCACCAGTATACACCAGAAACCCTTCAAAACATCTCCGAATTGCTGAGCAGCAACCCTGAGTATTATAGCGTATGGAACTATCGACGCCAAGTTCTGCGACATGAATTCTCGCAAGCAGCATCACCTGGCTCAGAAAACGCTGGCGTTGATCGAATAGCGGATCTCATTAAGAGCGATTTGCTGTTTCTGATCCCCCTTCTTCGCAGTTTTCCCAAGTGTTATTGGATCTGGAACTATCGTTTATGGCTACTGGATGAAGCCAAGCgtcttctccctctcccgCTCGCACGGAGGTTATGGCAAGAAGAGTTGGCGCTTGTTGGTAAGATGCTGAACCTAGACAGCAGAAATTTTCACGGTTGGGGGTATAGGCGCTTCGTGGTCGAAACATTGGAGACGCTGCCCTCAGATGGAACGACAAAGAAGACCATGGTGTCAGAGGAATTTGAATACGCAAAGAAGATGATAAGTACTAATCTCTCTAACTTTTCGGCATGGCACTATCGGACGAAGCTGATCCAACGGCTTCTGAATGAGAACTCTGCCAATGAAGAGGAGCGGAAAAAGATGCTCAACGATG AGTTGGACCTAATTCATCGCGCTTTATGCGACCCATACGACCAGTCTCTTTGGTTCTATCACCAGAACCTAATGTGTACTTTTGATCCGTCGCTAGCGGGATCGACCATGGCGCCCAACTTAAGCAACTCGGAGCGACTAGAATATGTGCAGCGGGAGATCGACGAAATCCAAGAGCTGTCAGACGGAGCGGAGGACTGCAAATACATTTACCAGGCGTTGATTGATTGTACCCTACTGGTATGCAAGATCCAAGGGACTTTGCCTAGTGGAGAGCAAAAGAAGGATATTCTGAGCTGGCTCTCGGAACTGAAAAAGTTGGATCCACTACGGCAAGGACGATGGCTGGATTTCGAAAAGTCACTGGAGGAAGAGACCAGCAAAGGCACTTAA
- the GYP5 gene encoding putative GTPase activating protein (Gyp5) (COG:U;~EggNog:ENOG410PHI4;~InterPro:IPR035969,IPR000195;~PFAM:PF00566) codes for MSSSRRNSREYEGESYDDAPDSHHPQNELTVTIPQSNSTRSLTDSPPSGTGATPQFSEAPSFPPAPHQNEVDDKTSDENMDETGLGNAVSDSEETPRKKKSQKSPLLTAHRLSTTSLDDVNLTGNKEDEAMVDGMSQESKANSPPEKSTDSPVQGSRLQGLSGTLPSVPWGPPPVNKNPPPAAAAVPPPPPTRKLTSPFAWLSRSSTSKETKSPPQSTDGSRRNTAASVSTVNSNPELAGRFGEWDDTRASKPRSNSLKDQFRLLRLREEAAAVSENGEMNGTSGQSDGPPSIPEQSENDAITSPQSAAPATTPPNVPPTVNPNLAPGTVSGYSASASDASAPVDWELWQQLVNHGPQALSSSEALNAAIKRGIPQTIRGVIWQVLADSKNPELEEVYKDLVARGTEKEKERHRNSNGQVNGEKESLSSSRSSVRSDNSASGAHSNNGSSSSPTHDPDAEKQVKDQAVIDAAKKKKAKDDALALQKLEKTIRRDLGARTSYSRYFVSQGNQEGLFGLCKAYALYDDQVGYAQGMNFIAMPLLFNMDEVDAFSLLVKLMNKYGLREMFIHDMPGLHRSLFLYERLLEDVEPAVYCHLRRRGVPPQLYATQWFLTLFAYRFPLQLVLRIYDLIFEEGLETTILKFGVAIMRRNAPSLLEQKDMSSLSLFLKERLFDVYIDKQPSATSILESGFFGSSGAADKEVYRADILVQDACDVPLTSEMIKEYTAEWEEKVQTEKEREAELEGLKHTVSIQSARIRVLEEQAETSDKEHVQLASELVHVKVENEELSDLTDALKMQVGELKVVLDKQPSEVEEKLQTEMDRIMKRNLEVQNENRSMVEQMAEMEKELVEAKMKYAEIHENHESLKQKWSDLRKALD; via the exons ATGTCTTCATCCAGACGCAACAGCAGGGAATATGAAGGG gAATCCTACGATGACGCTCCGGATTCACATCACCCTCAAAATGAACTCACGGTTACCATTCCTCAATCTAATTCGACACGTTCCTTGACAGATAGCCCTCCGAGTGGAACGGGAGCAACACCGCAATTCAGCGAAGCCCCTTCTTTCCCGCCGGCTCCCCATCAGAACGAGGTCGACGATAAAACAAGCGATGAAAACATGGATGAGACGGGTTTAGGAAATGCGGTATCAGATTCGGAGGAAACCCCTCGGAAGAAAAAGTCCCAGAAATCCCCCTTGTTGACCGCACATCGCCTATCTACTACCTCCCTCGACGATGTGAACTTGACCGGTAACAAAGAGGACGAGGCCATGGTTGACGGAATGAGCCAGGAATCCAAGGCGAACTCTCCGCCTGAGAAGTCGACAGACTCCCCAGTCCAGGGCTCGCGTCTTCAGGGCTTGTCTGGAACTCTCCCGTCGGTCCCTTGGGGACCTCCTCCAGTCAATAAGAACCCTCCtcccgctgctgctgctgtgccgccgccgcctccgACTAGAAAGTTAACCAGTCCATTCGCATGGCTTTCGCGGAGCTCCACGTCAAAAGAAACCAAGTCTCCCCCGCAGTCCACGGATGGCAGCCGCAGGAACACCGCTGCCTCGGTGTCTACTGTCAACAGTAACCCGGAACTGGCCGGCCGATTCGGAGAATGGGATGATACGCGTGCTTCAAAACCTAGAAGCAACAGCCTGAAAGACCAATTCAGATTGCTAAGATTGCGAGAGGAAGCCGCTGCCGTTTCGGAGAATGGGGAGATGAACGGCACCTCGGGGCAATCTGATGGTCCTCCCAGCATCCCAGAACAGAGCGAAAACGACGCCATCACTTCACCACAGTCAGCGGCGCCTGCTACAACCCCGCCAAATGTGCCGCCCACAGTAAACCCCAACCTCGCTCCAGGAACAGTCTCGGGATACTCTGCCTCCGCTAGTGATGCGTCTGCCCCAGTCGACTGGGAGTTATGGCAACAGCTGGTGAACCATGGGCCACAGGCATTAAGTAGCTCTGAGGCGCTGAATGCTGCTATTAAGCGTGGTATCCCACAGACCATCCGAGGGGTGATCTGGCAAGTTCTGGCTGACAGCAAGAATCCTGAACTTGAGGAAGTATACAAAGATCTTGTCGCCCGGGGAactgaaaaagaaaaggagcgCCATCGTAACTCCAACGGTCAGGTCAACGGCGAGAAGGAATCTCTATCCTCGTCGCGTTCTTCTGTCCGATCAGACAACTCCGCGTCAGGCGCTCATTCCAATAACGGATCGTCGTCCAGTCCCACCCATGACCCCGATGCTGAGAAGCAGGTCAAGGACCAAGCAGTCATTGACGctgccaagaagaagaaagcaaaggatgatgctcttgctctccagaagttggagaagactATTCGAAGAGACCTTGGTGCGCGTACCAGCTATTCCCGGTACTTCGTCTCCCAAGGAAACCAGGAGGGGTTGTTTGGTCTTTGCAAGGCGTATGCCCTATATGATGACCAAGTTGGATACGCTCAAGGGATGAATTTTATTGCCATGCCATTGTTATTCAAT ATGGACGAGGTTGATGCATTTTCGCTACTCGTCAAACTTATGAACAAGTACGGTTTGCGAGAGATGTTCATTCATGACATGCCAGGTCTCCATCGCAGCCTTTTCCTGTACGAGCGTCTGCTAGAGGATGTGGAGCCGGCTGTTTACTGTCACCTACGCAGGCGTGGTGTCCCTCCGCAGCTCTACGCGACGCAATGGTTTTTGACGCTTTTTGCCTATCGTTTCCCATTGCAACTAGTTTTGCGAATCTATGACCTTATTTTTGAAGAAGGGCTTGAAACCACGATCCTGAAGTTTGGTGTCGCCATCATGCGTCGAAATGCCCCCAGTCTTCTTGAACAGAAGGACATGAGCTCCTTGTCGCTCTTCTTGAAAGAACGATTGTTTGATGTGTACATTGACAAGCAGCCTTCAGCAACCTCGATATTGGAATCTGGTTTTTTTGGAAGCTCCGGTGCCGCCGACAAAGAGGTTTATCGCGCAGATATCCTCGTCCAGGATGCCTGCGATGTACCACTCACGTCCGAAATGATCAAAGAATACACGGCCGAATGGGAAGAAAAGGTTCAAACTGAAAAGGAGCGTGAAGCGGAGCTCGAAGGACTAAAGCACACCGTCTCCATCCAGAGCGCTCGAATCCGAGTGCTCGAAGAACAAGCTGAGACGTCTGACAAGGAGCATGTGCAACTGGCGTCGGAGCTTGTTCATGTCAAGGTAGAGAACGAGGAGCTGAGCGACTTGACTGATGCCTTGAAGATGCAAGTTGGCGAGCTCAAGGTTGTGCTTGACAAGCAGCCGTctgaggttgaggagaagCTTCAGACTGAGATGGACCGCATTATGAAACGTAACCTCGAGGTCCAGAACGAGAACCGATCTATGGTTGAACAGATGGcagagatggagaaggaacTCGTGGAGGCGAAGATGAAATATGCCGAG ATCCATGAGAACCATGAAAGCCTGAAGCAGAAGTGGAGTGACCTCCGCAAAGCCCTCGATTAA
- a CDS encoding Dabb family protein (COG:S;~EggNog:ENOG410PT0Y;~InterPro:IPR011008,IPR013097;~PFAM:PF07876), producing the protein MAPIERITLFKIPDEDDLNRVLEQYKTLAKTAVKDGKPYILSSAVGKSFPDPRNKGFNLSVKATFASLDDMKYYDSECEAHKALKAVAGPVREDFLMTYYESVL; encoded by the exons ATGGCCCCTATCGAACGAATCACCCTCTTCAAAATTCCCGACGAAGATGACCTAAACCGCGTCCTCGAACAATACAAAACCCTCGCAAAGACTGCTGTCAAG GACGGCAAGCCATATATCCTCAGCAGCGCCGTTGGCAAGTCGTTTCCCGATCCTCGGAATAAGGGATTCAACCTTTCGGTTAAGGCGACATTCGCCTCGTTGGATGATATGAAGTACTACGATTCGGAGTGTGAGGCACACAAGGCACTCAAGGCTGTTGCTGGGCCTGTGAGGGAGGATTTCCTTATGACTTATTATGAGAGCGTACTGTGA